A single genomic interval of Oryzias latipes chromosome 3, ASM223467v1 harbors:
- the LOC101168028 gene encoding anti-apoptotic protein NR13, translating to MSCGLRKETLAVALDYLSLSCRSPLQAPPPPSESAAAMRRLAQDMEAQYQPRFSTLAQNFRKHSGPDLCSSLRKVMEELVGDERLNWGRVVSLFAFVGVLARQLREQTDMNPGLDPGREVAPGPVSCQALAETVADFLGGDKKEWMLENDGWEGFCKFSRTAREVSQDSSMKTALFAAASVGLAGLTFLLVR from the exons ATGTCTTGTGGGCTGAGGAAAGAGACCCTAGCTGTGGCCCTGGATTACCTGTCCCTGAGCTGCAGGAGCCCACTCCAGGCCCCCCCACCTCCCAGCGAGTCAGCTGCTGCCATGAGGCGCCTGGCCCAGGACATGGAGGCGCAGTACCAGCCCCGCTTCTCCACCTTAGCACAGAACTTCAGGAAGCACAGCGGGCCGGACCTGTGCTCCAGCCTCAGGAAGGTGATGGAGGAGCTGGTGGGAGATGAACGCTTGAACTGGGGGAGGGTCGTTTCCCTTTTTGCATTCGTGGGAGTGCTGGCGAGGCAGCTGAGGGAGCAAACAGACATGAACCCGGGGCTGGACCCCGGGCGGGAAGTGGCGCCCGGGCCTGTGAGCTGCCAGGCGCTGGCAGAAACTGTAGCTGATTTCCTGGGAGGAGACAAGAAAGAATGGATGCTAGAAAATGATGGATGG GAAGGCTTCTGTAAGTTCTCCAGAACAGCCAGAGAGGTGAGTCAGGACTCGTCCATGAAGACTGCGCTCTTCGCGGCGGCCAGCGTGGGCCTGGCTGGACTCACCTTCCTCCTGGTGCGCTAG
- the LOC101156727 gene encoding guanine nucleotide-binding protein subunit beta-5b, protein MCDQTFMAATFGPCDSCGKASPLMNIYIKSEAINYCSFCVEMMACQQLQKGETLQSLKKESDSLKKKLEEERGKLNDVELHQVAEKVEVLSSLSIKTRRVLKGHGNKVLCVDWCKDKRRLVSSSQDGKAIVWDAFTLNKEHGVTLPCTWVMACAYAPSGCAVACGGLDNKCSVVPLSLDKNENLAAKKKSVAMHTNYVSGCTFTNSDMQLLTSSGDGTCALWDVESGQLLQSFHGHTADVLSLDLAPSETGNTFVSGGCDMKANVWDMRSGQNIQSFESHESDINCVRYYPSGDAFASASDDATCRFYDLRADREVAVYQKDSVIFGASSVDFSLSGRLLFAGYNDYTINVWDVLKGTRVSILFGHENRVSRVRVSPDGTALCSASWDNTLRIWA, encoded by the exons ATGTGTGACCAGACGTTCATGGCGGCCACATTCGGCCCCTGTGACAGCTGTGGGAAAGCCAGTCCACTGATGAACATCTACATCAAGAGCGAGGCCATCAACTACTGCTCCTTCTGTGTGGAAATG ATGGCCTGCCAGCAGCTCCAGAAGGGAGAGACCCTGCAGTCCCTGAAGAAGGAGAGCGACAGTCTGaagaagaagctggaggaggagcgGGGCAAGCTGAACGACGTGGAGC TACACCAGGTGGCTGAGAAGGTGGAGGTGCTGTCTTCCCTCTCCATAAAGACCAGACGGGTGCTGAAGGGCCACGGGAACAAGGTGCTGTGTGTGGACTGGTGCAAAGACAAACGCCGTCTGGTCAGCTCCTCACAG gATGGGAAAGCTATAGTTTGGGATGCCTTTACTCTGAACAAG GAGCACGGGGTGACCCTGCCGTGCACATGGGTGATGGCTTGTGCATACGCCCCTTCAGGCTGCGCGGTGGCATGTGG CGGCTTGGATAACAAATGCTCAGTGGTCCCGCTGTCACTGGACAAAAACGAGAACTTGGCTGCAAAGAAGAAGTCAGTGGCCATGCACACTAATTATGTATCAGGATGCACCTTCACCAACTCTGACATGCAG CTCCTGACTTCCAGTGGCGATGGCACATGCGCCCTGTGGGATGTGGAAAGTGGGCAACTGCTGCAGAGTTTCCACGGTCACACAGCTGATGTGCTGTCCTTGGACCTCGCTCCGTCAGAGACCGGAAATACATTTGTCTCTGGA GGCTGTGATATGAAGGCCAACGTGTGGGACATGCGCTCTGGACAGAACATCCAGTCTTTTGAGAGCCACGAGTCAGATATCAACTGTGTCAG GTACTACCCCAGTGGAGACGCATTTGCATCTGCGTCAGACGACGCCACG tGCCGTTTCTATGACTTACGAGCTGACCGTGAAGTGGCTGTCTACCAGAAGGACAGCGTGATATTTGGAGCGTCCAGCGTGGATTTCTCTCTGAGTG GTCGCCTACTCTTCGCTGGCTACAATGACTACACCATAAACGTGTGGGATGTGTTGAAAGGGACTCGCGTCTCCATCCTGTTTGGCCATGAAAACCGTGTAAGCAGAGTGAGAGTTTCGCCTGATGGCACTGCCCTCTGCTCAGCCTCGTGGGACAACACTCTGCGG ATTTGGGCCTGA